From a single Streptomyces liliifuscus genomic region:
- a CDS encoding MarR family winged helix-turn-helix transcriptional regulator, with translation MAADTDPAPLSPDELQLWQSLGRLVHALPRALEDDMSRTGVTMTEFAALLLLSSAPDMRMRMSALADAAGLTPSRITRVVDGLSKHGLVRKERHGEDGRGNDAILTESGLHAMEAAQPAHLASARRRFLDQIPEELVPALASTFADLADSLSQPGRTTT, from the coding sequence ATGGCTGCCGACACCGACCCCGCGCCCTTGTCCCCGGACGAGCTTCAGCTCTGGCAGAGCCTGGGCCGCCTCGTCCACGCGCTGCCCCGCGCGCTGGAGGACGACATGTCCCGCACCGGCGTCACCATGACCGAGTTCGCCGCCCTGCTGCTCCTCAGCTCCGCCCCCGACATGCGGATGCGCATGTCCGCCCTGGCCGACGCCGCCGGACTCACGCCCTCGCGCATCACCCGCGTCGTCGACGGTCTGAGCAAGCACGGGCTGGTCCGCAAGGAGCGCCACGGCGAGGACGGCCGGGGCAACGACGCCATACTCACCGAGTCAGGACTCCACGCCATGGAGGCGGCGCAGCCCGCCCATCTGGCCAGCGCCCGTCGCCGTTTCCTGGACCAGATCCCCGAGGAACTCGTCCCCGCTCTCGCCAGCACCTTCGCGGACCTCGCCGACTCGCTGTCCCAACCGGGTCGAACGACGACCTGA
- a CDS encoding sensor histidine kinase gives MERFRGRWSWLDAAIVAVAGGLGAVGVVLGPSSGGGATEWVLVGAAAAALGLVRHVPLTVFAVEVVLTLVGDAALPVGGHVAPLAGVVALGAVAYRHRWPATGAAYLAGYATILVAFGSDGDGLLTGADGLVRIVTLALTVAAPVAFGRYLAGVRLASAVAEERVRDAEERRDAEMQAIRLAERARIAGDLHDLVAHHVSAIALQAGAAQYAATHAPDPEQRLSVAVDSLGAIHTSAGQALVDLRSLLRVLRNPSEQESLVDPEQMITDAVQRSRTAGLHVVAHLDKGTVEAPLTLRVTAARVVQEALTNALKHAGPGAEVETTVDVDDTQLSVEVANSGPVGPPPALPESGHGLAGMRERVEILGGTLAAGPTHSGGWRLRVTLPLGART, from the coding sequence GTGGAGAGATTCCGTGGCCGGTGGTCCTGGCTCGACGCCGCGATCGTGGCCGTCGCGGGCGGGCTCGGGGCGGTGGGCGTGGTCCTGGGCCCATCGTCCGGCGGCGGCGCCACGGAGTGGGTCCTGGTCGGGGCGGCGGCCGCGGCGCTCGGCCTCGTACGTCATGTGCCCCTGACGGTCTTCGCGGTCGAGGTGGTTCTGACCCTCGTCGGCGACGCCGCCCTTCCCGTCGGCGGCCATGTCGCTCCGCTGGCGGGGGTGGTGGCGCTGGGAGCGGTGGCGTACCGGCACCGCTGGCCGGCCACCGGCGCCGCGTACCTCGCCGGGTACGCGACGATCCTCGTGGCGTTCGGCAGTGACGGCGACGGGCTGCTGACCGGCGCCGACGGGCTGGTGCGGATCGTCACGCTGGCCCTGACGGTGGCGGCGCCGGTCGCGTTCGGACGCTACCTCGCAGGCGTCCGCCTGGCCTCGGCCGTCGCCGAGGAACGGGTCCGCGACGCCGAGGAGCGGCGGGACGCCGAGATGCAGGCCATCCGGCTGGCCGAGCGGGCCCGGATCGCCGGCGACCTGCACGACCTGGTGGCACACCACGTGTCCGCGATCGCGCTGCAAGCGGGAGCGGCCCAGTACGCCGCCACTCACGCACCCGACCCAGAACAGCGTCTGAGCGTGGCCGTCGACTCGTTGGGCGCGATCCACACGAGCGCGGGCCAGGCCCTCGTCGACCTGCGCAGCCTGCTGCGCGTGCTGCGGAACCCCTCCGAGCAGGAATCCCTGGTCGACCCCGAGCAGATGATCACCGATGCGGTCCAGCGCAGCCGTACCGCCGGTCTGCACGTGGTCGCCCACCTCGACAAAGGCACGGTCGAGGCACCGCTCACGCTCCGGGTGACGGCCGCCCGCGTGGTGCAGGAGGCACTCACCAACGCCCTCAAGCACGCGGGCCCTGGCGCCGAGGTCGAAACCACCGTGGACGTCGACGACACCCAACTGTCGGTGGAAGTCGCCAACTCCGGACCGGTCGGCCCGCCCCCCGCTCTGCCCGAGTCGGGGCACGGCCTGGCAGGCATGCGCGAACGCGTCGAGATCCTCGGCGGCACCCTCGCCGCCGGCCCCACCCACTCCGGCGGCTGGCGACTGCGCGTCACACTGCCCCTGGGAGCCCGCACATGA
- a CDS encoding response regulator, translating to MIRVLVVDDQTLVRAGVTLLLRTAGEDVVGEATDGLEAVRMAERLRPDVILMDLRMPRVDGIEATSRILKALPATRVVMLTTFDDDAEVYGALRAGAVGYLLKDGEPDAMLSAVRRAAQGESLLAPAVMARVVRRAVQSHHQDVRGDTADPAILATLTPRERDVLALVGVGQSNAEIAESLHLGVTTVKTHVASVTDKLRLRNRVQAAVVAHRLGLVDDDFRLAEGLE from the coding sequence ATGATCCGCGTACTCGTCGTCGACGACCAGACCCTCGTACGGGCAGGGGTCACCCTCCTTCTGCGTACGGCCGGGGAAGACGTGGTCGGCGAGGCCACGGACGGGCTAGAAGCCGTACGCATGGCAGAGCGGCTCCGCCCGGACGTCATCCTCATGGACCTGCGCATGCCACGAGTCGACGGAATCGAGGCCACCAGCCGCATCCTCAAGGCCCTCCCGGCGACGCGCGTCGTGATGCTCACGACCTTCGACGACGACGCCGAGGTCTACGGGGCACTGCGTGCCGGAGCCGTCGGCTATCTGCTGAAGGACGGGGAGCCCGACGCGATGCTCTCCGCCGTACGGCGAGCCGCGCAGGGAGAGTCGCTTCTCGCCCCGGCCGTCATGGCGCGCGTCGTCCGGCGCGCCGTCCAGTCACACCACCAGGACGTCAGGGGCGACACGGCCGACCCGGCGATTCTGGCCACCCTCACACCCCGCGAACGAGACGTACTGGCCCTCGTCGGCGTCGGACAGTCCAACGCCGAGATCGCCGAGAGCCTCCACCTCGGTGTGACCACGGTCAAGACCCACGTCGCCTCCGTCACGGACAAACTGCGCCTGCGCAACCGCGTCCAGGCCGCGGTCGTGGCCCACCGACTGGGCCTGGTCGACGACGACTTCCGTCTCGCCGAGGGCCTCGAATAG
- a CDS encoding alpha/beta fold hydrolase, which translates to MSPVRVAVPDGFSHRFAEVNGVRLHFVSGGSGPAVVLLHGWPFSWIEWRALIPLLAERGFTVIAPDLRGSGDSSIPAGHWTKRDEAEDLHQLLHHLGHDQAHVVGTDVGTMTAHAWAQAYPQEVTRLVLSEAFLPGYGLEDHMNHATGGSWHFGFHAQSDLAAMLTDGKEEQYLGGFWSMMTRGGITDADRADLLRVYTAPDAMRGGFEHYATLVEDGRAARANGPVGMPVLVLNGEHGLPQGVLVDGARRAATDVRADIAPGAAHTFAADNPQWTAERLALFFTTTPAV; encoded by the coding sequence ATGTCCCCGGTTCGGGTCGCGGTGCCGGACGGGTTCAGCCACCGGTTCGCCGAGGTCAACGGCGTTCGGCTGCACTTCGTGAGCGGTGGGTCCGGGCCCGCCGTCGTGCTGCTGCACGGCTGGCCGTTCAGCTGGATCGAGTGGCGCGCGCTCATACCGCTGCTCGCCGAGCGGGGCTTCACCGTCATCGCGCCGGATCTTCGCGGCTCGGGCGACTCCTCGATCCCGGCCGGGCACTGGACCAAGCGCGACGAGGCCGAGGACCTCCACCAACTCCTCCACCACCTGGGGCACGACCAGGCGCACGTGGTGGGCACGGATGTCGGCACGATGACCGCTCACGCCTGGGCCCAGGCGTATCCGCAGGAGGTGACCCGTCTCGTGCTCAGCGAGGCGTTCCTGCCCGGTTACGGCCTCGAAGATCACATGAACCATGCCACCGGAGGCTCATGGCACTTCGGCTTCCACGCTCAGAGCGACCTGGCCGCGATGCTCACCGACGGCAAGGAGGAGCAGTACCTGGGCGGGTTCTGGTCGATGATGACCCGCGGCGGCATCACGGATGCCGACCGCGCCGACCTCCTGCGCGTCTACACCGCGCCCGACGCGATGCGCGGCGGATTCGAGCACTACGCCACCCTCGTCGAGGACGGCCGGGCGGCCCGCGCGAACGGTCCGGTCGGGATGCCGGTCCTCGTCCTGAACGGCGAACACGGCCTGCCCCAAGGGGTCCTGGTGGACGGCGCCCGCCGCGCAGCGACCGATGTGCGTGCGGACATCGCCCCCGGCGCCGCGCACACCTTCGCCGCCGACAACCCGCAATGGACCGCCGAGCGCCTGGCCCTCTTCTTCACCACCACCCCCGCCGTCTGA